One genomic window of Arachis hypogaea cultivar Tifrunner chromosome 8, arahy.Tifrunner.gnm2.J5K5, whole genome shotgun sequence includes the following:
- the LOC112708106 gene encoding uncharacterized protein, which produces MIKPAGGTWESPVIWRNTCWKDVDVVVLLDQKRKEKKREITGILQRRQSGASREHSHCGRANSLIRNVTSKEIIEDLNEKKVEALKEMWGASILMQSEEYIGARKKLLSAQKLYPELDNINLMLTICDILLLASIVRLSSGNEIHLDCILDLIYPSATYSDARCYLHDLVTLINGIKDEFPGSELALEIVKKALDMVSDKEKRFHDHHFRKKNDAVSWNEVLDGESTESASTLEKDFPNLEIPFEHRSLEGSLIEDQECQQKQEFYNFEEERNAILFEPNQIWAIHYQHDEVKFNQCPYAKINVRSGDFLSVTWLKPVPFNDDERMLCNAGFPLACGVFCLDTNACDDHVRTKIFSYKCCWNIGLMNDQNQHQIEIYPKRGEIWAVYKDGVLDDWRCNPEELKRSKLGFIEMLSDYSKCKGGDFVPLEKVNGFCSVFKRLTCGRKSPTLFHVPPQKLFLFSHKILSHRLIGGRDEALFELDQMALPNNLIFKDTNPCDVGEKSLSKCGFSTGQVWAIYCGKDMMPRQYVLVNSVISNKHVCVTLLEHELENFEKRLIGDRFIACGMFKPCNSKVMLNMSRFSHLVNYVNGATRPQQHYMIYPKKGEIWAVYKNWDRNWGNDDYEKCRFGIVEIISDFSKENGIRVAKLEEVQNCVTFFWMQKHEGFDLCFTVFEADMHRFSHQVIAYRVPGIEMYGIPEDSWHLEPQAIPNQ; this is translated from the exons ATGATTAAACCTGCTGGCGGAACATGGGAGAGTCCTGTAATTTGGCGAAATACATGCTGGAAGGATGTTGATGTTGTTGTGTTATTGGatcaaaagagaaaagagaagaaacgAGAG ATCACAGGTATCTTGCAAAGGAGGCAATCTGGTGCGAGCCGCGAACATTCACATTGTGGTAGGGCTAACTCTCTCATCAGGAATGTTACCTCCAAAGAGATTATTGAAGATTTGAATGAGAAGAAGGTAGAGGCTCTAAAAGAAATGTGGGGTGCTTCAATCTTGATGCAAAGTGAGGAATACATTGGTGCAAGAAAGAAGCTCCTCAGTGCACAGAAATTATACCCTGAACTTGATAACATCAATCTTATGCTTACAATCTGTGACATACTACTTCTTGCTTCAATTGTAAGATTATCATCAGGTAATGAGATTCACCTTGATTGCATTCTTGATTTGATATATCCATCAGCCACTTATTCAGATGCTAGATGTTATCTTCATGATCTTGTTACATTGATAAATGGAATCAAAGATGAGTTTCCTGGATCTGAGTTAGCACTAGAGATTGTAAAGAAAGCACTGGACATGGTTTCGGATAAAGAGAAGCGTTTTCATGATCATCACTTTAGGAAGAAAAATGATGCCGTTTCTTGGAACGAGGTTCTTGATGGAGAGAGCACAGAATCTGCCTCCACTTTGGAGAAAGATTTCCCAAATCTTGAAATTCCATTTGAACATAGGAGCTTGGAGGGATCCTTAATTGAAGATCAAGAATGTCAACAAAAACAAGAATTCTATAAttttgaggaagaaagaaatGCCATTTTGTTTGAACCAAACCAGATTTGGGCTATTCACTATCAACATGATGAGGTTAAATTCAACCAATGCCCTTATGCAAAGATCAATGTCAGAAGTGGTGATTTTCTTAGTGTTACATGGTTGAAACCAGTTCCATTTAATGATGATGAAAGAATGTTGTGTAATGCTGGTTTTCCTCTTGCTTGTGGAGTCTTTTGCCTAGACACAAATGCATGTGATGATCATGTGAGGACTAAGATCTTTTCCTACAAATGTTGTTGGAATATTGGTTTGATGAATGATCAGAATCAGCATCAGATTGAGATTTACCCAAAAAGGGGTGAAATTTGGGCAGTTTACAAAGATGGGGTTCTTGATGATTGGAGGTGCAATCCTGAAGAACTTAAAAGGAGCAAGCTTGGATTCATAGAAATGCTTTCTGATTATTCAAAATGCAAAGGTGGAGACTTTGTTCCTTTGGAGAAAGTTAATGGTTTCTGCAGTGTCTTCAAAAGACTAACATGTGGAAGAAAGAGTCCTACTTTGTTTCATGTTCCTCCccaaaaactttttcttttctctcataaGATCCTATCTCATAGGCTTATTGGAGGAAGAGATGAAGCTTTATTTGAATTGGACCAAATGGCTTTGCCCAACAACCTCATCTTCAAGGATACTAATCCTTGTGATGTTGGTGAGAAAAGTTTATCAAAATGTGGTTTTTCCACTGGCCAAGTTTGGGCAATTTATTGTGGAAAAGATATGATGCCACGCCAATATGTTTTGGTGAATAGTGTAATTTCTAATAAGCATGTTTGTGTGACACTTTTAGAACATGAATTAGAAAACTTCGAGAAAAGATTGATAGGAGATAGATTCATTGCTTGTGGAATGTTCAAACCTTGTAATAGTAAGGTCATGTTGAATATGTCACGTTTCTCTCATTTGGTCAATTATGTGAATGGTGCAACTAGGCCACAACAACACTACATGATTTATCCCAAGAAGGGTGAAATTTGGGCAGTGTACAAGAATTGGGATAGGAATTGGGGGAATGATGATTATGAAAAATGTCGATTTGGAATAGTAGAAATTATTTCAGACTTCTCCAAAGAAAATGGGATAAGAGTTGCTAAACTAGAAGAGGTGCAAAATTGTGTAACATTTTTCTGGATGCAAAAACATGAAGGTTTTGATCTATGTTTTACTGTTTTTGAAGCAGATATGCATAGGTTTTCTCATCAAGTTATAGCTTACAGAGTTCCTGGAATTGAAATGTATGGTATTCCTGAGGATAGTTGGCATCTTGAACCTCAAGCAATACCTAATCAGTAG
- the LOC112708103 gene encoding xylose isomerase, whose product MKTWGILLLLLCLQAVTYAVIGESQTCPAENVGKCDDSDWEGEFFPGINKIKYEGPSSKNPLSFKWYNAEEEILGKKMKDWFRFSVAFWHTFRGTGADPFGAPTKYWPWEDGTNSLKMAKRRMRANFEFINKLGVDWWCFHDRDIAPDGETLEEANANLDEVVALAKELQMQSNKKVLWGTAQLFMHPRYMHGAATSSELGVYAYAAAQVKKALEVTHYLVGENYVFWGGREGYQSLLNTDMERELNHLARFFEAAVAYKKKIGFNGTLLIEPKPQEPTKHQYDWDAATTANFLRKYGLIGEFKLNIECNHATLSGHSCHHELETARINGLLGNIDANTGDPQVGWDTDQFLVDIQEATMIMLSVIRNGGIAPGGFNFDAKLRRESTDVEDLFIAHIIGMDTMARGLKNAATLIEDGTLAELVRKRYQSFDTEIGAQIEAGKADFDFLEKKAKEWGEPKVASAKQELAEMILQSAL is encoded by the coding sequence ATGAAAACGTGGGGAATATTGCTGCTCCTTCTTTGCTTACAAGCCGTCACTTATGCAGTGATTGGTGAATCTCAAACTTGCCCTGCTGAAAATGTCGGTAAATGTGACGATTCAGATTGGGAGGGTGAATTCTTTCCTGGCATTAACAAAATCAAATATGAGGGTCCCTCTAGCAAGAATCCGCTTTCATTTAAATGGTACAACGCAGAAGAAGAAATTCTTGGGAAGAAAATGAAGGATTGGTTCAGATTTAGTGTTGCATTTTGGCATACATTCCGTGGAACAGGTGCAGACCCGTTTGGTGCACCTACCAAGTACTGGCCGTGGGAAGATGGTACCAATTCTTTGAAAATGGCTAAAAGAAGAATGCGAGCAAACTTTGAGTTTATAAACAAACTTGGAGTTGATTGGTGGTGCTTCCATGACCGTGATATAGCCCCTGATGGAGAAACTCTGGAGGAAGCTAATGCAAACTTGGATGAAGTGGTTGCCCTTGCCAAAGAGCTTCAGATGCAGAGTAATAAAAAAGTTCTATGGGGAACTGCTCAATTGTTTATGCATCCTCGTTACATGCATGGTGCTGCTACTAGCTCTGAGTTAGGTGTATATGCATATGCTGCTGCACAAGTGAAGAAAGCCTTGGAGGTCACACATTATTTGGTGGGAGAAAATTATGTTTTCTGGGGTGGCCGTGAGGGTTATCAATCCCTATTGAACACGGATATGGAACGAGAACTTAATCATTTGGCTAGGTTCTTTGAAGCTGCTGTTGCATACAAGAAGAAGATTGGATTCAATGGGACACTGCTGATTGAACCCAAGCCACAAGAACCTACAAAACACCAGTATGACTGGGATGCTGCAACCACCGCTAATTTCTTGCGCAAGTATGGACTTATAGGGGAATTCAAACTCAACATTGAGTGCAACCATGCCACCTTATCGGGACATAGTTGTCACCATGAACTTGAAACTGCAAGGATTAATGGACTATTGGGTAATATTGATGCAAACACTGGTGATCCTCAAGTTGGTTGGGACACAGATCAGTTTCTTGTGGATATTCAAGAAGCAACAATGATTATGCTCAGTGTGATTAGAAATGGTGGAATTGCGCCAGGCGGATtcaactttgatgccaaattgcGGAGAGAGAGCACAGATGTTGAAGACTTGTTCATTGCCCACATCATCGGTATGGATACAATGGCCCGCGGCCTCAAGAATGCTGCTACGCTAATTGAGGACGGTACTCTAGCTGAGCTTGTTCGGAAGAGATACCAGAGTTTTGACACTGAAATTGGTGCTCAAATAGAGGCTGGTAAAGCTGACTTTGACTTCTTGGAGAAGAAAGCTAAGGAATGGGGAGAACCCAAGGTTGCTTCAGCCAAACAAGAGCTAGCTGAGATGATTCTCCAGTCTGCGTTGTGA
- the LOC112708492 gene encoding protein MHF1 homolog, whose protein sequence is MATDRVLCGSSSEIERGEEQEEQQQEHDSEAKLLRDRFRLSAISIAESEASKNGMEISKVLVSCIADLAYKFTEGLAKDLQLFAQHANRKCVNMEDVILSAHRNEHVSSYLRTFSNDLKARDPSSERKRKKEAKKNDKATI, encoded by the exons ATGGCAACGGATCGCGTACTGTGTGGTAGCAGCAGCGAAATCGAAAGaggagaagaacaagaagaacaacaacaagaacatgacTCCGAAGCGAAGCTCTTGCGCGATAGGTTCAGACTCTCCGCCATCTCCATCGCCGAATCCGAAG CAAGTAAGAACGGCATGGAAATATCTAAAGTACTAGTCTCTTGCATCGCTGATTTGGCATACAAATTCACCG AGGGGCTAGCCAAGGATCTTCAGCTATTTGCACAGCATGCAAATCGTAAATGTGTGAACATGGAAGATGTCATACTTTCTG CACATCGAAATGAACATGTGTCTAGTTATTTGAGGACATTCTCCAACGATTTAAAAGCGAGAGATCCTTCATCTGAGAGGAAGCGAAAGAAAGAGGCCAAGAAGAATGATAAAGCAACCATCTAG
- the LOC140174762 gene encoding ADP-ribosylation factor GTPase-activating protein AGD3-like — protein sequence MQLQTMEEGAESLRARCWRFYKGCKKYTDGLLDACDGDFTFASALENFGGEHSDPLFVTLGGPVMTKFSMALRDISTFKDALRTQEK from the exons ATGCAGCTGCAGACCATGGAAGAAGGTGCAGAATCGTTACGCGCCAGATGCTGGAGATTCTACAAAGGGTGTAAAAAGTACAC GGATGGGCTTTTAGATGCATGTGATGGAGACTTCACCTTTGCAAGTGCCCTCGAAAATTTTGGGGGAGAACATTCTGATCCTTTATTTGTAACTTTGGGAG GGCCTGTTATGACCAAATTCTCTATGGCTTTGAGAGACATCAGTACATTCAAGGACGCTCTTAGGACACAG gaaaagtga
- the LOC112708104 gene encoding ADP-ribosylation factor GTPase-activating protein AGD1 isoform X1, producing MLTDRLLHIYNVEIMDVKEARKRFDKASIAYDQAREKFMSLRKSTRQDIVIAIEEELHNARSSFEEARFNLISALHNVEAKKRFEFLEAVTGVMDAHLQYFRQGYELLHQLEPFIVEVLSYVQKARESHNEEQVSLFERMIEYKQLVHQESKLSLKGFYDSPGRDSPFSRISSDVLDAVTESVKTGKVQTIREGFLSKRSSNLRGDWKRRYFVLDSRGMLYYFRKPLTLFHGANSQKSHHTFDNSSGILSRLISSHIHGANDEKPVARHTVNLLTSTIKVDAEQTDLRFCFRIVSPSKVYTLQAENALDQRDWMEKITGVIASLLTIHTLGKPQPVISLSEGGDWDSASPTDSVQSSSDEEMAVNSGLACKITPKSNRSPNGLQKHKHSIKCEKPIDVLRRVNGNDKCADCGKSEPDWASLNLGILVCIECSGVHRNLGVHISKVRSLTLDVKVWDSSVLSMFQSLGNLFANSVWEELLHSKTSTDDTLDGSSKGTRTKLFHARKPAYDDPISLKERFIHAKYSEKVFVRRIPNNNRLRTVAQLVWESIFANDKKSVYRHIVRSSVDINALNLNGQFDGNSFATPSSSHSSMSSETEIQLMEDIKDGSSVLHLACLVSDAGMVELLLQYGADINAVDSIGRTPLHYCMFRGKIATAKLLILRGANTHVVDKQGKTPLMLASEPSSEIVGLISSR from the exons ATGTTGACTGACCGTCTACTTCACATTTACAATGTTGAAATAATGGATGTCAAG GAAGCTCGAAAGCGTTTTGACAAGGCTTCCATTGCATATGACCAG GCACGGGAGAAGTTTATGTCATTGAGGAAAAGTACTAGGCAGGATATCGTCATTGCAATAGAGGAG GAATTGCACAATGCAAGAAGCTCATTTGAAGAAGCCCGTTTCAATCTG ATTAGTGCTCTTCACAATGTCGAGGCCAAAAAAAGATTCGAGTTTTTGGAGGCTGTCACTGGAGTAATGGATGCTCATCTTCAATATTTTCGACAG GGATATGAACTACTACATCAGTTGGAGCCCTTCATTGTTGAG GTTTTGTCATATGTAcaaaaagcaagggaaagtcacaATGAGGAGCAGGTTTCTCTATTTGAAAGAATGATAGAGTACAAGCAACTTGTCCATCAAGAAAGTAAGTTGTCCTTGAAGGGATTTTATGATTCTCCTGGTCGAGACTCTCCATTTTCTAGGATATCAAGTGATGTGTTAGATGCAGTAACAGAATCTGTCAAAACCGGAAAG GTTCAAACCATTCGAGAAGGGTTTCTCTCAAAACGATCCAGCAATTTAAGAGGCGATTGGAAGAGAAGGTATTTTGTTCTTGATAGTCGCGGAATGCTTTACTACTTTCGCAAACCATTGACTCTCTTCCAT GGTGCCAACTCGCAGAAGAGTCATCATACCTTTGATAATTCTTCTGGCATTTTGAGTCGGTTGATATCTTCACATATTCATGGAGCCAATGATGAAAAGCCTGTTGCTCGTCATACGGTGAACTTGCTTACATCAACAATCAAGGTTGATGCCGAACAGACAGATTTAAGATTCTGCTTTAGGATTGTTTCTCCTTCAAAGGTTTATACATTGCAG GCAGAAAATGCCCTGGACCAAAGGGATTGGATGGAAAAGATAACCGGAGTAATTGCATCCTTGCTCACTATACACACGCTGGGAAAG CCTCAGCCTGTAATTTCTCTCTCAGAAGGTGGTGACTGGGATTCTGCCAGCCCAACTGATTCAGTACAAAGTTCTTCTGATGAGGAAATGGCAGTAAATTCAGGTTTGGCATGCAAGATCACCCCCAAGTCAAATAGGTCACCTAATGGCTTGCAGAAGCATAAACACAGTATAAAATGTGAAAAGCCAATCGATGTTCTTCGAAGGGTTAATGGGAATGACAAATGTGCTGATTGTGGTAAATCTGAACCAGACTGGGCATCCTTAAACCTTGGCATCCTTGTATGCATTGAATGTTCTGGTGTTCATCGAAATCTTGGTGTACATATATCCAAA GTAAGATCACTGACACTTGATGTGAAAGTATGGGATTCCTCAGTTTTAAGCATGTTTCAATCACTTGGCAATCTCTTTGCAAACTCAGTTTGGGAGGAGTTATTGCATTCGAAAACTTCAACAGATGATACTCTTGATGG ATCATCTAAGGGCACCAGAACCAAATTATTTCATGCAAGAAAACCTGCATATGATGATCCCATTTCACTAAAGGAGAGGTTCATCCATGCAAAG TATTCTGAGAAAGTCTTTGTTCGCCGGATACCAAACAACAATCGTCTCCGTACAGTGGCACAACTGGTCTGGGAAAGCATCTTTGCCAATGACAAGAAATCAGTGTACCGGCATATTGTGAGATCCAGTGTGGATATCAATGCTTTAAATTTAAATGGTCAATTTGATG GAAATTCTTTTGCCACGCCTTCTTCAAGTCACTCAAGCATGTCATCTGAAACTGAAATCCAACTAATGGAGGACATAAAAGATGGCTCAAGTGTGCTTCACTTGGCATGCCTTGTATCTGACGCTGGAATGGTGGAGCTGCTCCTACAGTATGGTGCAGATATAAATGCAGTTGATTCAATTGGTCGAACACCATTACATTACTGCATGTTTAGAGGGAAGATTGCAACTgcaaaattacttattttaag GGGGGCCAATACACATGTAGTAGATAAACAAGGCAAGACTCCTCTCATGCTTGCATCAGAACCTAGCAGTGAAATTGTTGGTCTGATATCAAGCAGATGA
- the LOC112708107 gene encoding uncharacterized protein: MGKDNHPSAMEIDDPKSANSDQIVPKFSINVLQLLKSAQMQHGLRHGDYTRYRRYCTARLRRLYKSLKFTHGRGKYSKRNITESTVTDVRFLHVLLYSAERAWSHAMEKRQLPDGPNARQRIYLIGRLRKAVKWATLFSKLCAIKADSRTSLEAEAYASYMKGNLLFEQDQNWDVALMSFKSARAVYEELGKYGDLDNQVLCRERVEELEPSIRYCLHKVGQSNLQTSELLNIGDMEGPALDLFKAKLEAVMAEARSQQAASMTELNWLGHRFPVSNAKTRVAILKAQELEKDLHGSSADSTPSDKKLVIFDKIFSAYHEARGYIRADLATAGNAENVKDDLHGLDKAVSAMLGERTIERNLLLVKVAKSKLARRRDDKNDKVTKPEELVRLYDLLLQNTADLSDLVSSGRDKKPEEVSFADECACKTLAFRAERCFYVAKSYSVAGKRAEAYALYHHVRNLAEDALRKFKSLNGDYKNMIKDLEELCKQCRSNSCIEHALGIMEENKDQENISERISNISLTGAERLEKFLLDKLDVYESAVGDSNVKCAPRIASFPPPFQAISRTPIVLDLAYNNIEFPSLESRMKKQKGGFMSRIWG, translated from the exons GAGGTATTGCACAGCTCGTTTGAGGAGGTTATATAAATCATTGAAGTTTACTCATGGTCGAGGCAAATATTCAAAAAGAAACATAACCGAGAGTACCGTCACTGACGTAAG GTTTCTTCATGTGCTTCTATATTCGGCAGAGAGAGCTTGGAGTCATGCCATGGAGAAAAGACAGCTTCCAGATGGCCCAAATGCACGTCAACGTATCTATTTGATTGGCAGGCTGCGGAAAGCTGTAAAATGGGCTACTTTGTTTTCAAAATTGTGTGCCATCAAGGCAGATTCAAGAACATCTCTTGAAGCTGAG GCCTATGCATCCTATATGAAGGGTAATTTGTTGTTTGAACAAGATCAGAACTGGGATGTGGCTTTAATGAGCTTCAAAAGTGCCAG GGCTGTATATGAGGAATTAGGGAAATATGGAGATTTGGATAATCAAGTTTTGTGCCGTGAGCGAGTTGAGGAACTGGAACCTAGTATACGATATTGCCTTCATAAAGTTGGCCAGTCAAATTTACAGACCTCTGAACTTTTGAACATTGGTGACATGGAAGGTCCTGCATTAGACCTTTTTAAAGCAAAGTTGGAG GCTGTTATGGCAGAAGCAAGATCACAGCAGGCTGCTTCCATGACAGAGCTCAATTGGCTTGGCCATAGGTTTCCAGTATCAAATGCAAAAACAAGGGTTGCCATTTTAAAAG CTCAAGAGCTCGAGAAGGATTTACATGGTTCATCGGCAGACTCAACTCCATCAGACAAGAAACTtgttatttttgacaaaatattTTCTGCGTATCACGAAGCCAGAGGTTATATTCGAGCTGATTTG GCCACTGCAGGAAATGCAGAAAACGTGAAGGATGATTTGCATGGTCTTGACAAGGCTGTCAGTGCCATGTTGGGAGAAAGAACTATTGAGCGCAACCTTTTGTTGGTTAAGGTTGCAAAAAGTAAACTTGCTAGGCGTCGTGATGATAAAAATGATAAAGTCACCAAACCTGAAGAGCTTGTTCGTTTATATGATCTCTTGCTACAG AATACAGCCGATCTTTCCGATTTAGTCAGTTCAGGAAGGGATAAAAAGCCAGAAGAAGTGAGCTTTGCTGATGAGTGTGCATGCAAAACCTTGGCTTTTAGAGCAGAAAG GTGCTTTTATGTGGCAAAGTCATACAGTGTGGCTGGAAAGAGGGCTGAAGCCTATGCTTTGTATCATCATGTTCGCAACTTAGCAGAGGATGCCTTAAGAAAGTTTAAATCGTTAAACGGTGACTATAAG AATATGATAAAAGACCTGGAGGAGTTGTGCAAGCAGTGCAGATCTAACAGTTGTATAGAACATGCCTTGGGGATCATGGAAGAGAATAAGGATCAAGAAAACATCTCTGAAAGGATCTCCAATATATCATTGACCGGGGCTGAGCGG TTGGAGAAATTCCTCCTTGATAAACTTGATGTTTATGAGTCTGCTGTTGGCGATTCCAATGTAAAATGTGCTCCCCGCATTGCATCCTTCCCCCCACCTTTCCAGGCCATTTCACGCACTCCAATCGTGTTGGACCTGGCTTATAACAACATTGAATTCCCATCTCTTGAGAGTAGGATGAAAAAACAAAAGGGCGGCTTCATGAGTAGAATATGGGGATGA
- the LOC112708104 gene encoding ADP-ribosylation factor GTPase-activating protein AGD1 isoform X2, translating into MLTDRLLHIYNVEIMDVKEARKRFDKASIAYDQAREKFMSLRKSTRQDIVIAIEEELHNARSSFEEARFNLISALHNVEAKKRFEFLEAVTGVMDAHLQYFRQGYELLHQLEPFIVEVLSYVQKARESHNEEQVSLFERMIEYKQLVHQESKLSLKGFYDSPGRDSPFSRISSDVLDAVTESVKTGKVQTIREGFLSKRSSNLRGDWKRRYFVLDSRGMLYYFRKPLTLFHGANSQKSHHTFDNSSGILSRLISSHIHGANDEKPVARHTVNLLTSTIKVDAEQTDLRFCFRIVSPSKVYTLQAENALDQRDWMEKITGVIASLLTIHTLGKPQPVISLSEGGDWDSASPTDSVQSSSDEEMAVNSGLACKITPKSNRSPNGLQKHKHSIKCEKPIDVLRRVNGNDKCADCGKSEPDWASLNLGILVCIECSGVHRNLGVHISKVRSLTLDVKVWDSSVLSMFQSLGNLFANSVWEELLHSKTSTDDTLDGSSKGTRTKLFHARKPAYDDPISLKERFIHAKGGQYTCSR; encoded by the exons ATGTTGACTGACCGTCTACTTCACATTTACAATGTTGAAATAATGGATGTCAAG GAAGCTCGAAAGCGTTTTGACAAGGCTTCCATTGCATATGACCAG GCACGGGAGAAGTTTATGTCATTGAGGAAAAGTACTAGGCAGGATATCGTCATTGCAATAGAGGAG GAATTGCACAATGCAAGAAGCTCATTTGAAGAAGCCCGTTTCAATCTG ATTAGTGCTCTTCACAATGTCGAGGCCAAAAAAAGATTCGAGTTTTTGGAGGCTGTCACTGGAGTAATGGATGCTCATCTTCAATATTTTCGACAG GGATATGAACTACTACATCAGTTGGAGCCCTTCATTGTTGAG GTTTTGTCATATGTAcaaaaagcaagggaaagtcacaATGAGGAGCAGGTTTCTCTATTTGAAAGAATGATAGAGTACAAGCAACTTGTCCATCAAGAAAGTAAGTTGTCCTTGAAGGGATTTTATGATTCTCCTGGTCGAGACTCTCCATTTTCTAGGATATCAAGTGATGTGTTAGATGCAGTAACAGAATCTGTCAAAACCGGAAAG GTTCAAACCATTCGAGAAGGGTTTCTCTCAAAACGATCCAGCAATTTAAGAGGCGATTGGAAGAGAAGGTATTTTGTTCTTGATAGTCGCGGAATGCTTTACTACTTTCGCAAACCATTGACTCTCTTCCAT GGTGCCAACTCGCAGAAGAGTCATCATACCTTTGATAATTCTTCTGGCATTTTGAGTCGGTTGATATCTTCACATATTCATGGAGCCAATGATGAAAAGCCTGTTGCTCGTCATACGGTGAACTTGCTTACATCAACAATCAAGGTTGATGCCGAACAGACAGATTTAAGATTCTGCTTTAGGATTGTTTCTCCTTCAAAGGTTTATACATTGCAG GCAGAAAATGCCCTGGACCAAAGGGATTGGATGGAAAAGATAACCGGAGTAATTGCATCCTTGCTCACTATACACACGCTGGGAAAG CCTCAGCCTGTAATTTCTCTCTCAGAAGGTGGTGACTGGGATTCTGCCAGCCCAACTGATTCAGTACAAAGTTCTTCTGATGAGGAAATGGCAGTAAATTCAGGTTTGGCATGCAAGATCACCCCCAAGTCAAATAGGTCACCTAATGGCTTGCAGAAGCATAAACACAGTATAAAATGTGAAAAGCCAATCGATGTTCTTCGAAGGGTTAATGGGAATGACAAATGTGCTGATTGTGGTAAATCTGAACCAGACTGGGCATCCTTAAACCTTGGCATCCTTGTATGCATTGAATGTTCTGGTGTTCATCGAAATCTTGGTGTACATATATCCAAA GTAAGATCACTGACACTTGATGTGAAAGTATGGGATTCCTCAGTTTTAAGCATGTTTCAATCACTTGGCAATCTCTTTGCAAACTCAGTTTGGGAGGAGTTATTGCATTCGAAAACTTCAACAGATGATACTCTTGATGG ATCATCTAAGGGCACCAGAACCAAATTATTTCATGCAAGAAAACCTGCATATGATGATCCCATTTCACTAAAGGAGAGGTTCATCCATGCAAAG GGGGGCCAATACACATGTAGTAGATAA